The following proteins are encoded in a genomic region of Cellulomonas sp. ES6:
- a CDS encoding ABC transporter substrate-binding protein, with the protein MPDMHGRRTRRGIALAAGLTLALAACAGQGSAQDDDGATGDGPTELVLWHGMTGPDGPAVQQIIDDFNASQDDVVVKPNVMPWDVLYQKVLTSLSSDDGPQVVAMSASNVPQYASKGALAPVDDFYADDTWMDTSALPDAAKHAADFDGTAYGVPLNIAPMTLYWNKDMFEAAGLDPEQPPTTWDEFASMAEKLTVDENGDGKPEQYAAALADHTTVPIYQMLLWGTGGGVVADDAATATLDTPETLEALEFWVDQVREKKVSPIGLSGADADKLFQTGKAAMEIVGPWMTTGFDEAGLDYGLAAPPAGPDADVTLADVVAFTVNAKASDAQQDAAKTFFAYWNSVESQKTWADGSGFPPTRTDIPADELENPYSAVFGDPELLGSAKVYLAGVPSSGTITDSIFYPALQRVLNGDGDLTEVFTQANADVQAAIDKG; encoded by the coding sequence CGCCGGCCAGGGCTCGGCCCAGGACGACGACGGCGCGACGGGCGACGGGCCCACGGAGCTCGTGCTCTGGCACGGCATGACCGGCCCTGACGGCCCGGCCGTGCAGCAGATCATCGACGACTTCAACGCCTCGCAGGACGACGTGGTGGTGAAGCCCAACGTCATGCCGTGGGACGTGCTCTACCAGAAGGTGCTCACGTCGCTGTCGTCGGACGACGGGCCGCAGGTGGTCGCGATGAGCGCCTCGAACGTGCCGCAGTACGCGTCGAAGGGCGCGCTCGCGCCGGTGGACGACTTCTACGCCGACGACACCTGGATGGACACGTCGGCGCTGCCCGACGCCGCCAAGCACGCCGCCGACTTCGACGGCACCGCGTACGGCGTCCCGCTGAACATCGCGCCGATGACGCTCTACTGGAACAAGGACATGTTCGAGGCCGCCGGCCTCGACCCGGAGCAGCCGCCGACGACGTGGGACGAGTTCGCGTCCATGGCCGAGAAGCTCACGGTCGACGAGAACGGCGACGGCAAGCCCGAGCAGTACGCGGCCGCGCTGGCGGACCACACGACGGTGCCGATCTACCAGATGCTGCTCTGGGGCACGGGCGGCGGGGTGGTGGCGGACGACGCCGCGACCGCGACGCTCGACACCCCGGAGACGCTCGAGGCCCTCGAGTTCTGGGTCGACCAGGTGCGCGAGAAGAAGGTCTCCCCGATCGGCCTGTCGGGCGCGGACGCCGACAAGCTGTTCCAGACCGGCAAGGCCGCGATGGAGATCGTCGGCCCGTGGATGACCACCGGCTTCGACGAGGCGGGCCTGGACTACGGCCTCGCCGCCCCGCCCGCCGGGCCCGACGCGGACGTCACGCTCGCCGACGTGGTGGCGTTCACCGTCAACGCGAAGGCGTCCGACGCGCAGCAGGACGCCGCCAAGACGTTCTTCGCGTACTGGAACTCGGTCGAGTCGCAGAAGACGTGGGCCGACGGCTCGGGCTTCCCTCCCACGCGCACGGACATCCCGGCGGACGAGCTGGAGAACCCGTACTCCGCGGTGTTCGGCGACCCGGAGCTGCTCGGCAGCGCCAAGGTCTACCTGGCGGGCGTGCCGAGCTCCGGCACCATCACGGACTCGATCTTCTACCCGGCGCTGCAGCGCGTGCTCAACGGCGACGGCGACCTGACCGAGGTGTTCACCCAGGCGAACGCGGACGTGCAGGCCGCGATCGACAAGGGCTGA
- a CDS encoding sugar ABC transporter permease: MLWPMVQSAYLSFMDYNRIQPAQWVGLDNYRELLTDPAVGNALRNTLVYAVVVTPVTVGLALALALLLNRAIFARGLVRTAVFLPFIVSLGIVAIAWAFLLDPNIGLISHWLDGLGIVSTQGWLSDPQLAMPAVMVVGIWKTVGFYMVMYLAGLQSIPTELYEAASLDGAGPWTRFRNVTWPLLSNQTMLISIMAAIATLQAFDQIYVMTHGGPYFRTETLVMLVYRVGFEDLRLGYGSAISWVLLLGVFVLSMLQWGYFRKRAVTY, encoded by the coding sequence ATGCTCTGGCCGATGGTGCAGTCCGCGTACCTGTCCTTCATGGACTACAACCGCATCCAGCCCGCGCAGTGGGTGGGGCTCGACAACTACCGCGAGCTGCTCACCGACCCGGCCGTCGGCAACGCGCTGCGCAACACCCTCGTGTACGCGGTGGTCGTCACGCCGGTGACCGTCGGGCTCGCGCTCGCGCTCGCGCTGCTGCTCAACCGGGCGATCTTCGCGCGCGGGCTGGTGCGGACCGCCGTGTTCCTGCCGTTCATCGTGTCGCTGGGCATCGTCGCGATCGCGTGGGCGTTCCTGCTCGACCCGAACATCGGCCTCATCTCGCACTGGCTCGACGGGCTCGGCATCGTCTCGACGCAGGGCTGGCTGTCGGACCCGCAGCTCGCGATGCCCGCGGTCATGGTCGTCGGGATCTGGAAGACCGTCGGCTTCTACATGGTCATGTACCTCGCCGGGCTCCAGTCCATCCCGACCGAGCTCTACGAGGCGGCGTCGCTCGACGGCGCCGGGCCGTGGACGCGGTTCCGCAACGTCACCTGGCCGCTGCTGTCCAACCAGACGATGCTCATCTCGATCATGGCCGCGATCGCCACGCTCCAGGCGTTCGACCAGATCTACGTGATGACGCACGGCGGCCCCTACTTCCGCACGGAGACGCTCGTCATGCTCGTGTACCGCGTCGGCTTCGAGGACCTGCGCCTCGGCTACGGCTCCGCGATCTCCTGGGTGCTGCTGCTCGGGGTGTTCGTGCTGTCGATGCTCCAGTGGGGCTACTTCCGCAAGCGGGCGGTGACGTACTGA